Genomic segment of Calditrichota bacterium:
TCGTTAACTTTTTACAATCAATCTACCTTCCTATTCTGGAACGTGTGATAAAACGACGCACCCTAACCCTTATTGTTGCAATCATTTTATTGATCGGTAGTCTGGCGCTTATTCCATTTCTGGGAACGGAGTTTGTGCCAATTTTAGATGAAGGCACAATTGCCATCAGAATTACCCTTTCGCCGAGTACGTCACTGCAACAAGCCGGCGAAGTATCCCGCGCCATGGAACCCCTTCTACTGGAATTTCCGGAAGTGGTAGATGTCATTTCAAGAGTTGGCAGGGCAGAAGTTGGCGGCGATCCGGAACCAATCAATAATTCGGAAATTTATGTAATTCTGAAACCGGAAGACCAATGGACAGTTAAAGATAAAGCAGAGCTGGTAGAAAAGATGCGGGAAAAGCTGAGTTCATTTCCTGGTGTGCAGCTTAATTTTACTCAGCCGATTCAGATGCGTGTGGATGAATTGCTCAGCGGCGTAAAAGCACAGTTAGCCATCAAACTATTTGGCGATGACTTGAATCTATTAGCTCAAAAAGGGACAGAAATTCAAGCTGTGGTGGCAAGCGTCCCCGGCGCGGCTGATGTTCAATTAGAGCAAATCAGCGGCAAACCGCAGATACAAATTACAGTGAAGCGAGACAAAATCGCCAGGCTGGGGATGAACGTCGATGAGGTGCAGCAGGTGGTCGAGACCGCGATCGGCGGCTCTACGGTGGGACAGGTATTCCAGGGTCAGAAACGCTTTGATATCTTTGTCCGTTACAAGAAATCTTATCGGGACAACGCTGAAAAGATAAAAAACATTCTGATTTCAACACCGGATGGAGGCAGAATTCCCTTGTCTCAAGTCGCCGAAGTTCGTCCTATTGTGGGCCCCAAACAGATCAGCCGGGATGACAGCCAGCGCCGAATATCGATTCAATGCAACGTAGAAGGTCGGGATATGGGAGGATTCGTAAGTGAAGTCAGGGAACAAATAGCAAGAAAAGTTACCTTACCACCGGCTTATTATGTTACCTTTGGCGGACAATTTGAAAACCAGCAGCGGGCAATGGCACGACTCTCGCTAATTGTGCCGTTAACAATTCTGTTGATTTTTATTATGCTTTTTTCAACCTTCAATTCGGTACGGAATGCATTCCTGATTATTTTAAATGTACCTTTCGCCATAATCGGTGGTATTCTGGCACTATTTCTGTCAGGATTGTACATGAGTGTGCCCGCCTCTGTTGGCTTCATCGCGCTGTTTGGGGTCGCAGTATTAAACGGCGTGGTGATGGTTTCATATTTCAATCAATTAAGAGAGCAAGGTCTTGATTTGCACGACGCAGTAGTCACGGGCGCCAGGTTAAGATTGCGCCCGGTACTAATGACGGCTCTTGTTGCCAGTCTGGGACTAATGCCGCTTCTTTTTTCAACAGGTACTGGTTCTGAAGTGCAAAGACCGCTGGCTACCGTTGTTATTGGGGGATTGTTTTCGTCAACCCTGCTCACACTTTTCGTGTTACCAACTCTCTATAGCTGGTTTGAAAAGAGAAAGGTGGAATTTTAAACATAAGACGGAGGAAAAAACCATGAAAGAAATAAAAGCTTACATTCAACCCTTTATGCTCAACAAAGTGGAGACTGCCCTGAAACAGCTTCACATTCACGGCATGTCAGTATGTGATGTGAAAGGTTTTGGTAGAGAAAAAGATGAAAGCTATCCCCACCACTATCAGGATTATGTGGTAGAATTCACTCCAAAAGTAAAAATAGAAATCGTCTGTCCCGAAGAAGATGTGGAGAAAATTGTCGAATGTATTCATCAAAACGCACACACCGGACGTATCGGAGATGGCA
This window contains:
- a CDS encoding efflux RND transporter permease subunit, whose amino-acid sequence is MINKIIEFAARQRLLILIFTVLIVAGGVISLQKLPIDAFPDVSPVLVQVFTEATGLAPEEVEQLITYPIEVAMNGLPDIREVKSISTFGLSVVSVYFKDNVDIYFARQLVFERLESAKGEIPDGLGDPELGPITSGLGQVYQYYLQGEGYSLMELREFQDWIVKFQLRTVPGVTEILSFGGEEKQYQIQLDPVLMQKYNITLDEVLNVVKANNRNVGGNFIVRHSEEYLIRGLGWVSTLKDIENIKVVRRNEIPVYIRDIAKVTFGPEIRRGLVSMNNKGEVVSGIVLKLLGENTSEVIDNVKKKVEQINASLPEGVKVVPYYDQADLVKKATDTVKDALLEGGILVVIVLLLFLGNIRSAFIVTLTLPLSALTAFILMNYIGMSANLMSLGGLAIGIGMMVDGAIVMVENIIRHLGDTDLHDGKLVPVILQAAREVGRPIVFAISIIIIVFLPLFTLQDVEGKMFSPMAFTISFAMLGSLIFSLTLVPVLCTYFFSKGVKEKKNIIVNFLQSIYLPILERVIKRRTLTLIVAIILLIGSLALIPFLGTEFVPILDEGTIAIRITLSPSTSLQQAGEVSRAMEPLLLEFPEVVDVISRVGRAEVGGDPEPINNSEIYVILKPEDQWTVKDKAELVEKMREKLSSFPGVQLNFTQPIQMRVDELLSGVKAQLAIKLFGDDLNLLAQKGTEIQAVVASVPGAADVQLEQISGKPQIQITVKRDKIARLGMNVDEVQQVVETAIGGSTVGQVFQGQKRFDIFVRYKKSYRDNAEKIKNILISTPDGGRIPLSQVAEVRPIVGPKQISRDDSQRRISIQCNVEGRDMGGFVSEVREQIARKVTLPPAYYVTFGGQFENQQRAMARLSLIVPLTILLIFIMLFSTFNSVRNAFLIILNVPFAIIGGILALFLSGLYMSVPASVGFIALFGVAVLNGVVMVSYFNQLREQGLDLHDAVVTGARLRLRPVLMTALVASLGLMPLLFSTGTGSEVQRPLATVVIGGLFSSTLLTLFVLPTLYSWFEKRKVEF
- a CDS encoding P-II family nitrogen regulator, producing MKEIKAYIQPFMLNKVETALKQLHIHGMSVCDVKGFGREKDESYPHHYQDYVVEFTPKVKIEIVCPEEDVEKIVECIHQNAHTGRIGDGKIFVSEVLRAKSIRTGEEGEKAI